The following are encoded in a window of Candidatus Eremiobacteraceae bacterium genomic DNA:
- a CDS encoding PilZ domain-containing protein, whose protein sequence is MAPDFATPPTDDRRRAPRFNISMPVTVYDAVTGRAFAATVDNISLGGVLLLLDERLAAGSRLFIDLPIAADMSMRIEASLVHSSDLGEFGVVFVSLTDEELDRLGEFFEARSNRT, encoded by the coding sequence ATGGCCCCGGATTTCGCGACGCCGCCCACCGACGACCGGCGGCGAGCCCCTCGTTTCAACATATCGATGCCGGTGACCGTGTACGACGCGGTCACCGGTCGCGCGTTCGCTGCGACCGTCGACAACATCAGCCTTGGCGGCGTGCTCTTATTGCTCGACGAGCGTCTAGCGGCGGGAAGCCGGTTGTTCATCGACTTGCCGATCGCCGCCGACATGTCGATGCGGATCGAAGCATCGCTTGTCCATTCGAGCGATCTCGGCGAATTCGGCGTCGTGTTCGTCTCGCTGACGGACGAAGAGCTCGATCGGCTGGGCGAATTCTTCGAAGCCCGCTCCAATAGGACGTAA
- a CDS encoding Tim44-like domain-containing protein, whose amino-acid sequence MKHPTRLYIRSQAAFIALPFLIAPAIALARAGGGQSYGGGGGGGDFGGDGGDGLWGLVPLLFFTHGSWGGLIALFVVLYVFRQMRRGARGMRGGFGGGTTLVGDIMESDPPQPGWAPTEAPAIPSRHFDEADAKDGIAAIKAKDPNFDERAFLDRAQTSFFKVQQAWAARNQDLARECMSDALYERHKMQTDQLIANHQVDVLENIVIGNAHIMSASAGNAYDSIVVAFTASMTDYTVDENTRQVVSGNQFRQTFTEFWTFIRKAGVHSSAGDTTLATTCQSCGAPLKLTNGRCDYCGAFAHSTSSDWVVDTIEQP is encoded by the coding sequence ATGAAGCACCCGACACGTCTCTACATCAGATCGCAGGCCGCGTTCATCGCGCTGCCGTTTTTGATCGCGCCTGCCATCGCGTTGGCGCGCGCCGGCGGCGGTCAAAGCTACGGCGGCGGTGGTGGCGGAGGCGATTTTGGCGGCGATGGCGGTGACGGGCTGTGGGGCCTCGTGCCGCTGCTGTTCTTCACACACGGCAGCTGGGGCGGCCTCATCGCGCTATTCGTCGTGCTCTACGTGTTCCGACAGATGCGGCGCGGTGCGCGCGGCATGCGCGGCGGGTTCGGCGGCGGCACGACGCTCGTCGGCGATATCATGGAATCAGATCCACCGCAGCCAGGCTGGGCGCCGACCGAAGCGCCCGCGATCCCCTCGCGCCATTTCGACGAAGCAGATGCGAAAGACGGCATCGCTGCGATCAAGGCGAAAGATCCGAATTTCGACGAGCGCGCCTTTCTCGATCGCGCGCAGACGTCGTTCTTCAAGGTCCAGCAGGCATGGGCCGCCCGCAATCAGGACCTCGCGCGCGAGTGCATGAGCGATGCGCTGTACGAGCGCCACAAGATGCAGACGGATCAGCTGATCGCGAATCATCAAGTCGACGTCCTCGAGAACATCGTCATCGGCAACGCGCACATCATGAGCGCGAGTGCCGGCAACGCCTACGACTCGATCGTCGTCGCGTTCACCGCGAGCATGACGGACTACACGGTCGACGAGAACACGCGCCAAGTCGTCAGCGGCAACCAATTCCGCCAGACGTTCACCGAGTTCTGGACCTTCATCAGGAAAGCGGGCGTGCATTCGTCGGCCGGCGACACGACGCTTGCGACGACCTGTCAATCGTGCGGCGCGCCGCTCAAGTTGACGAATGGCCGCTGCGACTACTGCGGCGCGTTCGCCCATTCGACATCGTCGGATTGGGTCGTCGACACGATCGAGCAACCGTAG
- a CDS encoding deoxyribonuclease IV, producing the protein MRFGVHVGIGKGFKATVAEALEKGCDTIQIFAGNPRAFRRTPYDAAAWDEFKALRKKHDIKPTVIHTSYLVNLVTSKKELQRLSTILVAHDLELASRAGIEYVNTHLGSYGTEDREAGFERVVATLKTLIASASAGPMLLLENSAGAGNACGGRIDELGEILRAVGSPRVGVCLDTAHSWASGYDIASQKGVDAFVREVKKHIGLKRVRALHTNDTRVELGAKRDLHWHIGEGNIGPSGFKAILTAPGFQHVAAICETPESSHDKKNVAAIRRFAGSGTAAPSKRVKAELSGAKGGRKRH; encoded by the coding sequence ATGAGATTCGGCGTACACGTCGGCATCGGCAAGGGCTTCAAAGCGACCGTCGCCGAGGCGCTCGAGAAAGGTTGCGACACGATCCAGATCTTCGCCGGCAACCCGCGTGCGTTTCGGCGTACGCCGTACGACGCCGCCGCATGGGACGAGTTCAAAGCGCTTCGCAAGAAGCACGACATCAAACCGACCGTCATACACACGTCGTACCTGGTCAACCTCGTCACGTCGAAAAAAGAATTGCAGCGGTTGAGCACGATCCTCGTCGCTCACGACCTCGAGCTCGCGTCGCGCGCAGGCATCGAGTACGTCAACACGCACCTCGGCAGCTACGGTACCGAAGACCGCGAGGCCGGTTTCGAGCGCGTTGTCGCGACGCTCAAGACGCTCATCGCGAGCGCATCAGCCGGCCCGATGTTATTGTTGGAGAATTCGGCCGGTGCGGGTAACGCATGCGGCGGACGCATCGATGAGCTAGGCGAGATATTGCGCGCGGTCGGATCGCCGCGCGTCGGCGTGTGTCTCGACACAGCTCACTCGTGGGCGAGCGGCTACGACATCGCGTCGCAAAAAGGTGTCGATGCGTTCGTGCGCGAGGTGAAGAAACACATCGGCCTCAAGCGCGTTCGCGCATTGCATACGAACGACACGCGCGTCGAGCTCGGGGCGAAACGCGACCTTCACTGGCACATCGGCGAAGGGAATATCGGGCCCTCCGGTTTCAAGGCGATCCTCACGGCGCCCGGTTTCCAACACGTGGCGGCCATTTGTGAGACGCCCGAATCCTCACACGACAAGAAGAATGTCGCAGCGATTCGGCGCTTCGCGGGCAGCGGGACGGCCGCGCCGTCAAAGCGTGTTAAGGCGGAACTTTCCGGCGCGAAGGGCGGTAGGAAACGCCACTGA
- a CDS encoding class I SAM-dependent methyltransferase codes for MTLQYRSDFDTLAAEYERYRTSYSDALFDAILAYAGPLHERRALDLACGTGLSTRGLVARGVAVTGIDIAPNMLDVARHAGLSGATFYEGRAEALPFSDASFALVTCGQAFHWFDGPRVLSEIARVLVPGGAHAQYWKHYDASDPFVKAADDLERSWSGQDPNVVWTASSASLREWWKGCGLVDRERRESETTLPFTIDSFVGYESSRETLRIALGERRPAYLAALRKLLEHGAPTGAFSVKGKEYLYLGRRKRRA; via the coding sequence TTGACACTGCAGTACCGGTCCGACTTCGACACGCTCGCGGCCGAATACGAACGCTATCGGACGTCGTATTCCGATGCGCTGTTCGACGCGATCCTCGCGTACGCCGGACCTTTGCACGAGCGGCGCGCGCTCGATCTCGCCTGCGGCACGGGGCTTTCGACGCGCGGCCTTGTCGCTCGCGGCGTCGCGGTCACCGGCATCGACATCGCTCCGAACATGCTCGACGTCGCGAGACACGCCGGCTTGTCCGGCGCGACGTTCTACGAAGGCCGCGCCGAAGCGCTGCCGTTCTCTGACGCGTCCTTCGCGCTCGTGACGTGCGGGCAAGCATTCCATTGGTTTGACGGACCTCGGGTGCTCAGCGAAATCGCACGCGTGCTCGTGCCTGGCGGCGCCCACGCGCAATATTGGAAGCACTACGATGCCTCGGATCCGTTCGTGAAGGCGGCGGACGACCTCGAGCGGTCGTGGTCCGGTCAGGATCCGAACGTCGTTTGGACCGCTTCGTCGGCCAGTTTGCGCGAGTGGTGGAAAGGGTGCGGGCTCGTCGATCGAGAGCGGCGCGAGTCCGAGACCACGTTGCCGTTCACGATCGACTCGTTCGTCGGCTACGAGAGTTCGCGCGAAACGCTTCGCATCGCGCTCGGCGAGAGGCGGCCAGCGTATCTCGCGGCTTTGCGAAAGTTGCTCGAACACGGGGCACCGACCGGCGCGTTCTCCGTCAAAGGGAAAGAGTATCTATACCTCGGTCGCAGAAAGCGCCGCGCATGA
- the scpB gene encoding SMC-Scp complex subunit ScpB, protein MASPTLRSRVESILFVASEPVSEKDLCAVTGAEAPEIRDAIEQLRKARADSGLALREVGGGFRLTSNPDCRDDIERFLLPPKTHMSPASMETLAIVAYLQPVTRAEIESIRGVNVDGVMMTLEQRRFVKELGRKEVVGRPIIYGTTEYFLEAFGLRSLDELPPPPEGAPKRVEGRVIALPLGEGRMAAMDQIHESVEGHEDEIAAHGDAKLTHSVSDELERTMREPA, encoded by the coding sequence GTGGCCTCGCCCACTCTGCGTAGCCGCGTCGAGTCGATCCTCTTCGTCGCGTCGGAACCGGTGAGCGAAAAAGACCTATGCGCCGTCACCGGCGCCGAAGCGCCCGAGATCCGCGACGCGATCGAGCAGTTGCGGAAGGCGCGCGCCGATAGCGGGCTCGCGTTGCGCGAAGTCGGCGGCGGCTTTAGGCTCACGAGCAATCCCGATTGCCGCGACGACATCGAGCGCTTCCTGTTGCCGCCGAAGACGCATATGTCGCCCGCGTCGATGGAGACGCTCGCGATCGTCGCGTACCTGCAGCCGGTGACGCGGGCGGAGATCGAGAGCATCCGCGGCGTCAACGTCGACGGCGTCATGATGACGCTCGAGCAGCGCCGATTCGTCAAAGAGCTCGGCCGCAAGGAGGTCGTCGGGCGGCCGATCATCTACGGCACGACCGAGTACTTCCTCGAAGCGTTCGGTCTGCGCTCGCTCGACGAGCTGCCGCCGCCTCCCGAAGGCGCGCCCAAACGTGTCGAGGGGCGCGTCATCGCCCTGCCGCTGGGCGAAGGACGGATGGCCGCGATGGATCAGATACACGAATCGGTCGAGGGTCACGAAGACGAGATCGCGGCGCACGGCGATGCGAAGCTGACGCACAGCGTCTCCGACGAGCTCGAGCGCACGATGCGCGAACCCGCCTAG
- a CDS encoding segregation/condensation protein A, with the protein MLVQLDVFAGPLDLLLQLVVSADLDITTVSLASVCEQYLGYIALMEALDVEIASEYLVIAATLVFIKSKKLLPPPPPPFVDELAQEALAAEEALRQRLLQYKQFKIAGADLKERYEENASYYPRPPAPEEGIVQRFVLDAKTLAEAFARVLANAEARPAVVKREAFSVVVKMNYVLRQVREQPEITFGELIAGCEKLEIVVTFLAVLELIRARKIVYSQRKLFDDISFAPAPKGATSGLAHSA; encoded by the coding sequence TTGCTCGTCCAACTCGACGTCTTCGCCGGTCCCCTCGACCTTCTGCTCCAACTCGTCGTCTCCGCCGACCTCGACATCACGACCGTCAGCCTCGCGTCGGTCTGCGAGCAGTATTTGGGCTACATCGCGCTCATGGAAGCGCTCGACGTCGAGATCGCGAGCGAATACCTCGTCATCGCGGCGACGCTCGTCTTCATCAAATCGAAGAAACTGCTCCCGCCGCCTCCGCCGCCGTTCGTCGACGAGCTCGCTCAAGAGGCATTGGCGGCCGAAGAAGCCCTGCGGCAGCGGCTGCTCCAGTACAAGCAATTCAAGATAGCCGGCGCCGACCTGAAGGAGCGCTACGAAGAGAACGCTTCGTACTATCCGCGGCCGCCGGCGCCCGAAGAAGGCATCGTCCAGCGTTTCGTCCTCGATGCGAAGACGCTCGCCGAAGCGTTCGCGCGCGTGCTCGCGAACGCGGAAGCTCGACCGGCCGTCGTCAAGCGCGAAGCGTTCTCGGTCGTCGTCAAGATGAACTACGTGCTCCGGCAAGTGCGAGAGCAGCCGGAGATCACGTTCGGCGAGCTCATCGCGGGATGTGAGAAGCTCGAGATCGTCGTCACGTTCCTCGCGGTACTCGAGCTCATCCGCGCGCGCAAGATCGTCTATTCGCAGCGCAAGCTCTTCGACGACATATCGTTCGCGCCGGCGCCAAAGGGAGCGACAAGTGGCCTCGCCCACTCTGCGTAG
- a CDS encoding DUF3048 domain-containing protein: protein MLRCRLAYIAAAIAVAFGGCVRQAPAPVPTPTVSPTPLHVSSPLNGLSVLPLSTMHRITAVMIDNYPHKTRPQSGLRGADIVYEVEAEGGITRYMALFLENAPPKIGPVRSTRLYFVDLARPYQPYLAHAGENDDVWEPLRELRASGFADMEEILIAEEAFWRDDSREMPHNLYTSIARIREDGPNHGWPDMPYGESGFTFSDAPRVLTAPGITVDFWMHYSVRYVFSKGAYERTIGGVVQHDLGDPTPYRISDVIAVWIPATVLDDQGDLKMDVYGEFPAVLVRDGVVSEGTWVADGPTEFPRIVDADRHDIPLEPGQIYIEIIPQGGSVTVGKKTWQY, encoded by the coding sequence GTGCTACGCTGCCGTCTCGCTTATATCGCCGCCGCTATCGCGGTCGCTTTCGGCGGTTGCGTGCGCCAAGCACCCGCACCCGTGCCGACGCCGACCGTTTCGCCGACGCCGCTCCACGTCTCAAGCCCGCTCAACGGTCTGTCCGTTCTCCCGCTGTCGACGATGCATCGCATCACGGCGGTCATGATCGACAACTACCCGCACAAGACTCGGCCGCAGAGCGGTCTGCGCGGTGCGGACATCGTCTACGAGGTCGAGGCGGAAGGCGGGATAACGCGCTACATGGCGCTCTTTTTGGAGAACGCGCCGCCGAAGATCGGGCCGGTGCGATCGACGCGGCTCTATTTCGTCGACTTGGCGCGGCCGTATCAGCCGTACCTCGCGCACGCCGGCGAGAACGATGACGTCTGGGAGCCGCTGCGCGAGCTGCGGGCGAGCGGTTTCGCCGACATGGAAGAGATATTGATCGCCGAGGAGGCGTTCTGGCGCGACGACAGCCGCGAGATGCCGCACAACCTCTACACCTCGATCGCGCGCATCCGCGAAGATGGTCCCAACCACGGCTGGCCCGACATGCCGTACGGCGAATCCGGCTTCACGTTTTCGGACGCGCCTCGCGTGCTGACAGCGCCGGGGATCACGGTCGACTTTTGGATGCACTATTCGGTGCGCTACGTCTTCAGCAAAGGCGCGTACGAGCGGACGATCGGCGGCGTGGTCCAGCACGACCTCGGCGATCCAACTCCGTATCGCATCTCCGACGTCATCGCCGTTTGGATTCCCGCGACCGTCCTCGACGATCAAGGCGATCTGAAGATGGACGTCTACGGCGAGTTCCCGGCAGTGCTCGTCCGCGACGGCGTCGTCAGCGAAGGCACGTGGGTGGCGGACGGCCCGACGGAATTTCCGCGCATCGTCGACGCCGATCGGCATGACATCCCGCTCGAGCCGGGGCAGATCTACATCGAGATCATTCCGCAGGGTGGGAGTGTGACCGTCGGGAAGAAGACGTGGCAATACTAA
- a CDS encoding NUDIX hydrolase produces the protein MDKPPRHDGGSARRPRRVKHERSAGGLVLKRRNGAFEGLIIGRSSPRIWSFPKGHVEPTETIETAAVREVQEETAIEAVIIEKLSDIRYWFYSDKIKHSKVVHFFLMRYLRGMPKPQAGEVDEVAWVPLEELLDVLTHLNERRLATMAQGIVTERGPEGLGFSS, from the coding sequence GTGGATAAGCCGCCTCGCCACGATGGCGGCTCGGCTCGCCGTCCGCGCCGGGTCAAGCACGAGCGGTCGGCGGGCGGTCTTGTCCTCAAGCGCCGTAACGGCGCATTCGAAGGACTCATCATCGGGCGGTCGAGCCCGCGCATCTGGTCGTTTCCGAAGGGTCACGTAGAGCCGACCGAGACGATCGAGACCGCCGCCGTCCGCGAGGTCCAAGAAGAGACCGCGATCGAGGCGGTCATCATCGAGAAGCTATCGGATATCCGATACTGGTTCTACAGCGACAAGATCAAGCACAGCAAAGTCGTCCATTTCTTCCTCATGCGCTATCTGCGCGGGATGCCGAAGCCGCAGGCGGGAGAGGTCGACGAAGTCGCGTGGGTGCCGCTCGAAGAGCTGCTCGACGTCCTCACGCATCTCAACGAACGCCGGCTCGCGACGATGGCGCAAGGAATCGTCACGGAGCGTGGTCCGGAAGGGTTGGGGTTCTCGTCCTGA
- the gcvPB gene encoding aminomethyl-transferring glycine dehydrogenase subunit GcvPB, which translates to MPSLLFEQGEPGRGSSFVDDAGTPADYLDASLLRKDLPLPDLAEFEVTRHFVALSHRNFSVDTNFYPLGSCTMKYNPKLNEAVSAFSGFADLHPLVDDGCAQGALQMMWRLERTLSSLFGMEAFSLMPCAGAHGELTAMLMAKKYHRDRGDHKRATCIVPDTAHGTNPASAAMVGYKVVSVPSTPHGRTDLAALRAVLDDTVAVCMMTNPNTLGLFEDDIVEMTKAVHDAGGLMYYDGANANAIVGLCRPGDMGFDLMHLNLHKTFSVPHGGGGPGAGPVGASARLAPYLPVPRVVKRDNDGKGAEFALDSAAPNSIGPVRVFASHFIALVRAYAYIAVHGLDGLRRNSQLAVLNANYVRERVKDLLTLPYADRCRHEFVCSAEELKKSTGVRALDIAKGLLDAGIHAPTMYWPHVVPECLMIEPTETETKETLDEFVEVLRGLVSQAHADPDSMRELPRNTAVRRVDEAQVGRLANKGIGLRWTPGG; encoded by the coding sequence ATGCCGTCGCTGCTGTTTGAACAAGGCGAGCCCGGGCGAGGCAGCTCGTTCGTCGACGACGCCGGCACGCCGGCGGACTATCTCGACGCGTCGCTGCTGCGCAAGGACTTGCCGCTTCCTGATCTCGCCGAGTTCGAAGTGACACGCCATTTCGTCGCGCTCTCGCACCGGAATTTCTCCGTCGACACGAACTTCTATCCGCTCGGTTCGTGCACGATGAAATACAATCCGAAGCTCAACGAAGCGGTCTCCGCCTTCTCCGGCTTCGCCGACCTCCATCCGCTCGTCGACGACGGTTGCGCGCAGGGCGCGCTCCAGATGATGTGGCGGCTCGAGCGCACGCTGTCGAGCCTCTTCGGCATGGAAGCGTTTTCGCTCATGCCCTGCGCCGGCGCGCATGGCGAGCTCACCGCGATGCTCATGGCGAAGAAGTATCATCGCGATCGCGGCGATCACAAACGCGCGACGTGCATCGTCCCCGACACCGCGCACGGCACGAACCCCGCGAGCGCGGCGATGGTCGGCTACAAGGTCGTCTCCGTTCCGTCGACGCCGCACGGCCGCACCGATCTCGCCGCGCTTCGCGCGGTGCTCGACGATACGGTCGCCGTGTGCATGATGACGAATCCGAACACGCTCGGCCTGTTCGAAGACGACATCGTCGAGATGACGAAAGCCGTCCACGACGCGGGCGGGCTCATGTACTACGACGGCGCGAACGCGAACGCGATCGTGGGGCTGTGCCGGCCCGGCGATATGGGATTCGACCTCATGCATCTCAACCTGCACAAGACGTTCTCGGTGCCGCACGGCGGCGGTGGTCCAGGCGCAGGGCCGGTCGGCGCGTCGGCGCGCCTTGCTCCGTATCTGCCGGTGCCGAGAGTCGTCAAGCGCGACAACGACGGCAAGGGCGCCGAGTTCGCGCTCGATTCAGCCGCGCCGAACTCGATCGGACCCGTGCGCGTCTTCGCATCGCACTTCATCGCGCTCGTCCGCGCGTACGCGTACATCGCGGTGCACGGGCTCGACGGCCTGCGCCGTAACAGCCAGCTCGCGGTCCTCAACGCCAACTACGTGCGCGAACGCGTCAAAGATCTGCTCACGCTGCCGTACGCCGATCGCTGTCGCCACGAATTCGTCTGTTCGGCCGAGGAGCTCAAGAAGTCGACCGGCGTGCGTGCCCTCGACATCGCGAAAGGTCTGCTCGACGCCGGCATCCACGCGCCGACGATGTACTGGCCGCACGTCGTGCCCGAGTGCCTGATGATCGAACCGACCGAGACCGAAACGAAGGAGACGCTCGACGAGTTCGTCGAGGTCTTGCGCGGCCTCGTCTCGCAAGCGCACGCTGACCCGGATTCGATGCGCGAACTGCCGCGCAACACGGCCGTGCGACGCGTCGATGAAGCGCAGGTCGGACGGCTTGCGAACAAGGGCATCGGATTGCGCTGGACGCCGGGTGGATAA
- the gcvPA gene encoding aminomethyl-transferring glycine dehydrogenase subunit GcvPA — protein MYAPHTEHDVREMLDVIGVTSLDALAAPPRGLAIAGDLDVPPAMPESVAYQHLRELSRKNQPGDVDASFLGAGAYRHYQPPAVPYLATRSEFITAYTPYQAEASQGSLQAIFEWQTYVCLLTGLDVSNASVYDGSTALVEGVIMASQATGSKRVVVSAALHPGYRAVLKTYADGMGIEIVDAPLLSNGTTDIPASMDGAAAFVVQSPNFYGCIEDVAACAKAAHAAKALCVEVIVEAMSLGALKTPGECGADIAVGEAQSFGLPVGYGGPYVGFVATTKEHVRRLPGRLVGETHDVDGRKAYVLTLQGREQHIRRELASSNICTNQALCALFATIYLATVGAHGLRSIAAANMARARDLRKALLSLDGVTARFDAPFFNEFAVRLPVAASRAVDALKPHDIVAGLPLSRLGSGDENDLLVCATETTSIEGIARFAARLKEVMEHAVAAV, from the coding sequence ATGTACGCACCGCACACGGAACACGACGTCCGCGAGATGCTCGACGTCATCGGCGTCACGTCGCTCGACGCGCTTGCCGCGCCGCCGCGCGGACTTGCCATCGCGGGCGATCTCGACGTGCCGCCGGCGATGCCCGAGTCCGTCGCCTACCAGCATCTGCGCGAGCTCTCGCGCAAGAACCAGCCGGGCGACGTAGACGCCTCGTTCCTCGGTGCCGGCGCATACCGCCACTACCAGCCGCCCGCGGTGCCGTATCTCGCGACGCGCAGCGAATTCATCACTGCGTACACGCCGTACCAAGCCGAGGCGAGTCAGGGAAGTCTTCAGGCCATCTTCGAGTGGCAGACGTACGTCTGCTTGCTCACCGGGCTCGACGTCAGCAACGCGTCGGTGTACGATGGCTCGACCGCGCTCGTCGAAGGCGTCATCATGGCGTCGCAAGCGACCGGATCGAAACGCGTCGTCGTGAGCGCGGCGCTCCATCCCGGCTATCGCGCGGTGTTGAAGACGTATGCGGACGGCATGGGCATCGAGATCGTCGACGCACCGCTGCTCTCTAACGGCACGACAGATATCCCCGCGTCGATGGACGGCGCGGCCGCGTTCGTCGTGCAAAGCCCGAACTTCTACGGCTGCATCGAGGACGTCGCCGCATGCGCGAAAGCCGCGCACGCCGCCAAGGCGCTTTGCGTCGAGGTGATCGTCGAAGCGATGTCGCTTGGCGCGCTCAAGACCCCGGGGGAGTGCGGCGCTGACATCGCCGTCGGCGAGGCGCAGTCGTTCGGCTTGCCCGTCGGCTACGGCGGCCCGTACGTCGGCTTCGTCGCGACGACGAAAGAGCACGTTCGAAGATTGCCGGGCCGGCTCGTCGGCGAGACGCACGACGTCGACGGCCGCAAAGCATACGTCTTGACGCTGCAGGGGCGCGAGCAGCACATCCGGCGCGAACTCGCCTCTTCCAATATATGCACGAATCAAGCGCTCTGCGCGCTCTTCGCGACGATCTACCTCGCGACGGTCGGCGCGCACGGGCTGCGCTCGATCGCGGCGGCGAACATGGCTCGCGCTCGCGATCTTCGCAAGGCGCTGTTGTCGCTCGACGGGGTGACCGCGCGTTTCGACGCGCCGTTCTTCAACGAGTTCGCCGTCAGACTGCCGGTAGCGGCCAGTCGCGCCGTCGACGCGTTGAAGCCGCACGACATCGTCGCGGGGCTGCCGCTCTCGCGTCTCGGATCCGGCGACGAAAATGATCTGCTCGTCTGTGCGACGGAGACGACGTCGATAGAGGGGATCGCACGCTTCGCAGCGCGCCTCAAAGAAGTGATGGAACATGCCGTCGCTGCTGTTTGA
- the gcvH gene encoding glycine cleavage system protein GcvH, whose protein sequence is MAQPTDRFYTKEHEWVKIDGARALIGITEHAQNALGDIVYVELPKIGASLEQGKPIGVVESVKAVSDIFAPISGTVTEVNSSVVDDPAKVNGDPFGDGWLVKIDVADAGQSKQLLDAAAYDVVVQAESH, encoded by the coding sequence TTGGCACAGCCTACCGACAGGTTCTACACGAAAGAGCACGAGTGGGTGAAGATCGACGGCGCACGCGCCCTCATCGGCATCACCGAGCACGCCCAGAATGCGCTCGGCGATATCGTCTACGTCGAGCTTCCTAAGATCGGCGCGAGCCTCGAACAGGGTAAGCCGATCGGCGTCGTCGAGTCGGTGAAAGCGGTCTCCGACATCTTCGCACCGATATCAGGCACGGTCACCGAGGTGAATTCATCGGTCGTCGACGATCCGGCGAAGGTGAACGGCGATCCGTTCGGCGACGGCTGGCTCGTCAAGATCGACGTCGCCGACGCCGGCCAATCGAAGCAGTTGCTCGATGCGGCCGCGTACGACGTCGTCGTCCAGGCGGAGTCTCACTAA
- the gcvT gene encoding glycine cleavage system aminomethyltransferase GcvT has product MTNATEERTALYGTHVRLGAKMSPFGGFLMPIQYSGIIDEHRAVRTAVGMFDLSHMGQFVLTGEGVPEWLDTLTVNEVATMRPGQARYNVFTNDSGGALDDTIIYRLPSHWLVVVNASNSAKMWAWLNGGAGKPNGISIDDRTARSALIALQGPRSIELLQPLTSVDLKSIKYYHAVDGVVDGVKAEIARTGYTGEDGFELFIAASDAERLWDKLTAEGPRVGLRPAGLGARDVLRLEAGMPLYGHELDETITPLQAGLDWAVKLDKPGFVGKQALVDQRSRGGYDRIAGLIMDGRAPARAGYQVFVGDIAAGEIRSGSPAPALGGKNIATALVSSDAAAPGTEIEVEIRGQRHPAHVVTLPFYKRSR; this is encoded by the coding sequence GTGACGAACGCCACCGAAGAACGGACCGCGTTATACGGAACGCACGTCCGCCTAGGCGCCAAGATGTCCCCCTTCGGGGGCTTTCTTATGCCCATCCAATACAGCGGCATCATCGACGAACACCGAGCGGTGCGCACGGCCGTCGGCATGTTCGATCTCAGCCACATGGGGCAGTTCGTCTTGACCGGCGAGGGCGTTCCCGAATGGCTCGACACGCTCACCGTCAACGAAGTCGCGACGATGCGTCCGGGTCAGGCCCGCTACAACGTCTTCACGAACGATTCGGGCGGAGCGCTCGACGACACCATCATCTACCGCTTGCCTTCGCACTGGCTCGTCGTCGTCAACGCGTCGAACTCGGCGAAGATGTGGGCGTGGCTGAACGGCGGCGCCGGCAAGCCGAACGGCATCTCGATCGACGATCGAACCGCGCGCTCGGCGCTCATCGCGCTCCAAGGTCCGCGGAGCATCGAGCTGCTCCAGCCGTTGACGTCGGTCGATCTGAAGTCGATCAAGTACTACCACGCCGTCGACGGTGTCGTCGACGGAGTCAAGGCCGAGATCGCGCGGACGGGCTATACGGGCGAGGACGGCTTCGAGCTCTTCATCGCCGCGAGCGACGCCGAGCGGCTTTGGGATAAGCTGACGGCCGAAGGGCCGAGGGTCGGACTGCGCCCCGCCGGCCTCGGCGCGCGCGACGTGCTGCGGCTCGAGGCCGGGATGCCGCTATACGGCCACGAGCTCGATGAGACGATCACACCACTGCAAGCCGGTCTCGATTGGGCGGTCAAGCTCGACAAACCCGGCTTCGTCGGAAAGCAAGCGCTCGTCGATCAACGAAGCCGCGGCGGCTACGACCGGATCGCGGGCCTCATCATGGACGGGCGCGCGCCGGCTCGAGCGGGGTATCAAGTATTCGTAGGCGATATCGCCGCCGGCGAGATACGCAGCGGATCGCCCGCTCCGGCGCTCGGCGGCAAGAATATCGCGACTGCGCTCGTCAGCAGCGACGCCGCCGCGCCCGGCACGGAGATCGAGGTCGAGATCCGGGGTCAGCGGCACCCGGCGCACGTCGTCACATTGCCATTCTATAAGCGGTCGCGCTGA